The Hydra vulgaris chromosome 11, alternate assembly HydraT2T_AEP genome contains a region encoding:
- the LOC100197119 gene encoding synaptotagmin-2 isoform X3, giving the protein MELVSIDWNEPVNAVKAFFEKNKISIILGSIGVVVLLVVICICCKRCRRKRKKNKNQEKIKLKGLKPSKKLMRIQPNKNERKAMEELGTISFSLQYDIISEMLTVKVIETSNVPVRDISGYAYAFVVVKLMPFHEDEETEYKTRLVRATFWPAFGDLFTFIIKKEELSSQVLYFYQYELNRWSKHDGVGICTFDLKSVNFTKEKGEEQFSRKLRQFDPLIGLEVETGAVFLGIDYDREEWKLKVTVKRGDIVPMKLDQEKASTYVSLSILNGQDELLEKNRTDVQKGSIHPIFDQEIFFQVPDEMLGDMRLVITLKCKKLLTKSQVVGLFKILPTNEYWKQLIETGHTEGWFSVFSKPKSKN; this is encoded by the exons atGGAGCTAGTGAGTATTGACTGGAATGAACCAGTAAACGCTGTAAAAg ccttcttcgaaaaaaataaaatcagtatTATTTTGGGTTCGATTGGTGTTGTAGTTCTTTTAGttgttatttgtatttgttgtaAAAGATGCCGTCGGAAgcgaaaaaagaataaaaaccaagaaaagaTCAAGCTCAAAGGAttaaaaccttcaaaaaaactaatgagGATACAACCAAACAAGAATGAAAGAAAAGCTATG GAGGAGTTAGGAACCATCAGCTTTTCACTCCAATATGATATTATTAg tGAAATGCTGACAGTAAAGGTTATAGAAACTAGCAATGTACCTGTTCGTGATATAAGTGGTTATGCTTatgcttttgttgttgttaagtTAATGCCATTTCATGAGGATGAAGAAACTGAGTACAAAACACGATTAGTTCGTGCAACATTTTGGCCTGCGTTTGGAGACTTATTTacgtttataattaaaaaagaagaattaagCTCccaagttttgtatttttatcaatacgAACTGAACAGGTGGTCTAAACACGATGGCGTTGGAATTTgtacatttgatttaaaaagtgtaaattttACTAAAGAAAAGGGTGAAGAACAGTTTTCACGAAAATTGCGACAGTTTGATCCACTTATTGGTTTA gaAGTAGAGACTGGAGCAGTGTTTTTAGGGATTGATTATGACAGAGAAGAGTGGAAACTTAAAGTTACAGTTAAACGAGGGGACATAGTTCCTATGAAGCTAGATCAAGAAAAAGCTA GTACGTATGTTTCATTATCTATCCTCAATGGTCAAGATgaacttttggaaaaaaatcgGACCGACGTTCAAAAAGGAAGCATCCATCCTATTTTtgatcaagaaattttttttcaagttccaGATGAAATGTTAGGAGATATGCGTCTAGTTATCACTTTAAAGTGTAAAAAGTTGTTAACAAAATCTCAAGTGGttggtttatttaaaatcttaccTACTAACGAGTACTGGAAGCAACTTATAGAGACAGGTCATACAGAAGGATGGTTTTCTGTTTTCTCTAAACCTAAAAGcaagaattaa
- the LOC100197119 gene encoding synaptotagmin-2 isoform X4 yields the protein MPTFFEKNKISIILGSIGVVVLLVVICICCKRCRRKRKKNKNQEKIKLKGLKPSKKLMRIQPNKNERKAMEELGTISFSLQYDIISEMLTVKVIETSNVPVRDISGYAYAFVVVKLMPFHEDEETEYKTRLVRATFWPAFGDLFTFIIKKEELSSQVLYFYQYELNRWSKHDGVGICTFDLKSVNFTKEKGEEQFSRKLRQFDPLIGLEVETGAVFLGIDYDREEWKLKVTVKRGDIVPMKLDQEKASTYVSLSILNGQDELLEKNRTDVQKGSIHPIFDQEIFFQVPDEMLGDMRLVITLKCKKLLTKSQVVGLFKILPTNEYWKQLIETGHTEGWFSVFSKPKSKN from the exons ATGCCAa ccttcttcgaaaaaaataaaatcagtatTATTTTGGGTTCGATTGGTGTTGTAGTTCTTTTAGttgttatttgtatttgttgtaAAAGATGCCGTCGGAAgcgaaaaaagaataaaaaccaagaaaagaTCAAGCTCAAAGGAttaaaaccttcaaaaaaactaatgagGATACAACCAAACAAGAATGAAAGAAAAGCTATG GAGGAGTTAGGAACCATCAGCTTTTCACTCCAATATGATATTATTAg tGAAATGCTGACAGTAAAGGTTATAGAAACTAGCAATGTACCTGTTCGTGATATAAGTGGTTATGCTTatgcttttgttgttgttaagtTAATGCCATTTCATGAGGATGAAGAAACTGAGTACAAAACACGATTAGTTCGTGCAACATTTTGGCCTGCGTTTGGAGACTTATTTacgtttataattaaaaaagaagaattaagCTCccaagttttgtatttttatcaatacgAACTGAACAGGTGGTCTAAACACGATGGCGTTGGAATTTgtacatttgatttaaaaagtgtaaattttACTAAAGAAAAGGGTGAAGAACAGTTTTCACGAAAATTGCGACAGTTTGATCCACTTATTGGTTTA gaAGTAGAGACTGGAGCAGTGTTTTTAGGGATTGATTATGACAGAGAAGAGTGGAAACTTAAAGTTACAGTTAAACGAGGGGACATAGTTCCTATGAAGCTAGATCAAGAAAAAGCTA GTACGTATGTTTCATTATCTATCCTCAATGGTCAAGATgaacttttggaaaaaaatcgGACCGACGTTCAAAAAGGAAGCATCCATCCTATTTTtgatcaagaaattttttttcaagttccaGATGAAATGTTAGGAGATATGCGTCTAGTTATCACTTTAAAGTGTAAAAAGTTGTTAACAAAATCTCAAGTGGttggtttatttaaaatcttaccTACTAACGAGTACTGGAAGCAACTTATAGAGACAGGTCATACAGAAGGATGGTTTTCTGTTTTCTCTAAACCTAAAAGcaagaattaa